Proteins co-encoded in one Bacteroidota bacterium genomic window:
- a CDS encoding ABC transporter permease: MNNNANQSDNTQEPWTLVIKPGRGAFQLRLGDIWNYRDLILLFVRRDFVSVYKQTILGPLWFFIQPVLASVMYYVLFTRLAGLKTDGIPPILFYMSGQLSWMYFSECLLKTSNTFVANANLFGKVYFPRLVVPVSVVLSNMLRFGVQLLLLAAVFAYYVIFRDMELKITSAILLLPFLLIFMAGLGLGAGILISAMTTKYRDLQFLIAFGTQLLMFTTPVVISLAEMKEGMFKTAVMLNPMTSVVQLFRHAFFNTGAPELWQVIYTVVFTLVLLVAGIAVFNRVEKSFMDTV; this comes from the coding sequence ATGAACAACAACGCTAACCAGTCTGACAATACCCAGGAACCGTGGACGCTTGTAATCAAGCCGGGCCGCGGGGCGTTTCAACTTCGTTTGGGCGATATCTGGAACTACCGCGACCTGATTCTGCTTTTTGTACGTCGTGATTTTGTATCGGTTTACAAACAAACCATTCTTGGGCCGCTCTGGTTTTTTATTCAGCCCGTGCTGGCTTCTGTAATGTATTATGTGCTGTTTACCCGTTTGGCCGGACTTAAAACCGATGGTATTCCGCCCATTCTGTTTTACATGTCGGGACAACTCAGCTGGATGTATTTTTCTGAGTGCCTGCTAAAAACATCAAATACGTTTGTAGCCAATGCCAATTTGTTTGGCAAGGTGTATTTTCCGCGTCTGGTAGTGCCGGTTTCGGTGGTGTTATCCAATATGCTGCGCTTTGGCGTACAGTTGCTGCTTCTGGCTGCCGTGTTTGCCTATTATGTGATTTTCCGCGATATGGAACTGAAAATTACATCGGCCATTTTACTGCTGCCGTTTCTGCTCATTTTTATGGCCGGGCTTGGTCTTGGGGCGGGTATTCTTATTTCGGCCATGACCACCAAATACCGCGATTTACAGTTTCTTATTGCATTTGGCACACAGCTGCTCATGTTTACCACACCGGTGGTAATTTCCCTCGCCGAAATGAAGGAAGGCATGTTTAAAACAGCTGTAATGCTAAATCCCATGACTTCAGTTGTGCAGTTGTTTCGTCACGCTTTTTTCAATACGGGAGCTCCCGAACTTTGGCAAGTGATTTACACGGTTGTGTTTACTCTTGTATTGCTAGTGGCGGGTATTGCGGTGTTTAACCGTGTGGAAAAATCATTTATGGATACGGTGTAA
- a CDS encoding polysaccharide biosynthesis tyrosine autokinase, producing the protein MASDQQLVSQRDLQRLWSIIRKNWLILALFPLIAFFAGEVYIYRITPVYSAKMQLQVRINESYTPGSVISDNASPYGGTMRTFVDISNEKRVISSYDLILKAIEKLNFDISYYIVGRLRTEEMFQGAPFRVDVVNLNRKLYEQKIQFKITGPQTYQMIYKIGETEKKVSGYFGKELVEADLRLKIIKTGKFNSLRSADYITSNYLIQIHDKPNLVRQYQRGLTVTSPEYTNILQLTVADVVPKRAIIFLDTLAATYINNTKEQRENINLNTLVYIDRQMEEVTGFLNTIEDTMQNYREKNTIYNLEREGELYFGQMVDFDTRKRILQLQLESLNDLESYIIEDRDPDFLPPSAYVLNDDAFMQKSVEKLYGLQIELKQLRTTSTESNFNIKQMLQQVDALKKSLLVYIGNSRVAINESIKEINSQIGKYTSSIQELPYKQRGLTNILRKQKVNEELYLFLLQKRANTIIARASIVSDARIIESAQSGGLMSPKREKILLIFIGVGLVVAVLLSLLRIFFFEKIGSSTELKERTDITILGEVGLYTSNKELEIVVEHDPKSWLAESFRSIRTNLQYLNSENKPSQIIVVSSTNPGEGKTFCSVNLAAMLARSERKVIILELDLHKPRVQKALKMEPVMGISTIMIGKHTIAEAITPSTIDGLDVLLSGPLPPNPSELLVTKKMSEILEYCRQHYEFIIVDTPPVGIISDAQVLMKEADVTLFVLNCQLPYRSGLNVAKELSRNPLIKNFCIIVNGVKRRKGRYYTRYGYRYRYGYGMYGSGYGNAGAYGDYVNYGDDPNDRKK; encoded by the coding sequence ATGGCCTCCGACCAGCAACTTGTTTCACAGCGCGATCTGCAACGACTTTGGTCAATTATTCGCAAGAACTGGTTAATTCTTGCCTTGTTTCCATTAATTGCATTTTTTGCGGGCGAGGTTTATATCTATCGCATCACGCCGGTGTATTCGGCTAAAATGCAGCTTCAGGTTCGTATCAATGAATCCTACACGCCGGGAAGCGTTATCAGCGACAATGCCAGTCCATACGGCGGAACCATGCGCACGTTTGTGGATATTTCAAACGAAAAACGGGTTATTTCCTCGTACGACCTTATTCTGAAGGCCATTGAAAAGCTCAATTTTGATATTTCCTATTACATAGTTGGTCGTTTGCGTACCGAGGAAATGTTTCAGGGAGCCCCATTCCGGGTGGATGTGGTGAATCTGAACCGCAAGTTGTACGAACAAAAAATTCAGTTCAAAATTACGGGGCCGCAAACCTATCAGATGATTTACAAAATAGGTGAAACGGAGAAAAAAGTAAGCGGATATTTTGGCAAGGAACTGGTTGAGGCGGATTTGCGACTGAAAATAATCAAAACGGGGAAGTTTAACTCCCTGCGTTCTGCCGATTACATTACCAGTAATTACCTGATTCAGATTCACGATAAACCCAACCTTGTTCGTCAATATCAGCGCGGCCTCACGGTTACTTCGCCCGAATACACCAATATTCTGCAGCTTACCGTGGCCGATGTAGTGCCCAAACGCGCTATAATTTTCCTGGATACACTGGCCGCCACCTACATCAACAACACCAAAGAACAACGCGAAAACATCAACCTCAATACGCTGGTTTATATTGACCGGCAGATGGAAGAAGTAACTGGTTTCCTGAATACAATTGAGGATACCATGCAGAATTACCGGGAGAAAAACACCATCTACAATCTCGAACGGGAAGGGGAGCTGTATTTCGGGCAGATGGTTGATTTTGATACCCGCAAACGCATTCTTCAGCTTCAGCTTGAATCGCTCAACGACCTCGAAAGCTATATTATCGAAGACCGCGATCCTGATTTCCTTCCGCCTTCGGCCTATGTGCTCAATGATGATGCTTTTATGCAGAAAAGTGTGGAAAAGCTGTATGGCCTTCAGATCGAACTTAAGCAACTTCGCACCACATCAACTGAAAGCAATTTCAATATCAAGCAAATGCTTCAACAGGTTGATGCCCTTAAAAAAAGCCTGCTGGTGTACATTGGTAACTCACGTGTAGCCATCAACGAAAGCATCAAGGAGATAAACAGTCAGATCGGAAAATACACATCTTCCATTCAGGAATTACCTTACAAACAGCGCGGACTCACCAATATTCTGCGTAAGCAGAAAGTAAACGAAGAACTTTACCTCTTCCTGCTTCAGAAACGTGCCAACACCATTATTGCCCGCGCAAGTATCGTATCAGATGCCCGCATTATTGAATCCGCACAATCGGGCGGACTGATGAGCCCGAAGCGGGAAAAGATCCTGCTTATATTTATTGGAGTGGGGCTTGTTGTGGCCGTGCTGCTTTCGCTGCTGCGTATTTTCTTCTTCGAAAAAATCGGCTCTTCGACCGAACTGAAAGAGCGCACGGATATAACTATACTGGGTGAAGTAGGACTTTATACTTCGAACAAGGAACTTGAAATAGTGGTAGAGCATGACCCCAAATCATGGCTGGCCGAGTCGTTCAGAAGTATTCGCACCAATCTTCAGTATCTCAACAGTGAGAACAAGCCCAGCCAGATTATTGTAGTGTCTTCTACCAATCCGGGTGAGGGTAAAACGTTTTGTTCGGTAAACCTTGCCGCCATGCTGGCCCGCAGCGAGCGAAAAGTGATTATCCTTGAGCTTGATCTGCATAAACCCCGTGTACAGAAGGCGCTCAAAATGGAACCCGTAATGGGAATCAGTACCATTATGATTGGTAAACACACTATTGCCGAAGCCATTACACCCTCTACAATTGACGGACTTGATGTACTGCTTTCCGGTCCGCTTCCGCCCAATCCTTCAGAACTTCTTGTCACAAAGAAAATGTCGGAAATTCTGGAATACTGCCGCCAGCACTATGAGTTTATCATTGTTGATACACCACCTGTAGGTATTATTTCCGATGCACAGGTGCTTATGAAGGAGGCCGATGTAACCTTGTTTGTGCTCAATTGTCAGTTGCCCTACCGCTCAGGCTTAAATGTGGCGAAAGAACTGAGCAGGAATCCGCTTATTAAAAACTTCTGCATTATTGTAAATGGCGTAAAACGTCGCAAAGGGCGCTACTACACCCGCTATGGTTATCGATACCGTTACGGCTATGGTATGTATGGCTCAGGCTATGGCAATGCCGGCGCTTACGGCGATTATGTGAATTACGGTGATGATCCGAACGACAGGAAAAAGTAA